A stretch of Lathyrus oleraceus cultivar Zhongwan6 chromosome 6, CAAS_Psat_ZW6_1.0, whole genome shotgun sequence DNA encodes these proteins:
- the LOC127097000 gene encoding 1-aminocyclopropane-1-carboxylate oxidase homolog 1 — protein sequence MADSKRVKEQKAFDETKLGVKGLVDAGITKVPRIFHHPHDNTKITKKYTTPPVIDLTNIHEDPRARKRVVESVRDASETYGFFQIVNHGIPVSILNQMKDGVLSFFEQDNEVKKKFYTREPKPFMYYSNIKLYTAIAATWKDSFLCNMAPIPPKPEDLPIVCREILLKYLNQVKKLGNILFELLSEALGLNPNYLRDYGCADGLYAFGHYYPVCPEPELTLGTIKHSDVVFLTVLLQDHVGGLQILHKDMWIDVPPVDGALVVNIGDFIQLITNDKFKSVQHRVQAKNAEPRVSIASFFGTLNHQSTKTFGPIKKLLSNDNPPKYRETTISEFVHHYATKCADGTSPLKHYRI from the exons ATGGCAGATTCAAAAAGAGTAAAAGAACAAAAAGCTTTTGATGAAACAAAACTTGGTGTCAAAGGACTTGTTGATGCAGGTATTACCAAGGTCCCTCGTATCTTCCATCATCCACATGATAACACCAAAATTACAAAAAAGTATACTACTCCTCCTGTAATAGATCTTACCAACATTCACGAAGATCCACGTGCTCGCAAAAGAGTGGTTGAAAGTGTTAGAGATGCATCAGAGACATATGGATTTTTTCAGATCGTAAATCATGGCATCCCTGTGAGTATTTTGAATCAAATGAAGGATGGAGTGTTAAGTTTTTTTGAACAAGATAATGAGGTGAAGAAGAAGTTTTATACTCGTGAACCAAAACCTTTCATGTATTATAGTAATATTAAACTATATACAGCAATTGCAGCTACTTGGAAAGATTCTTTCCTCTGCAACATGGCTCCGATTCCACCTAAACCAGAAGATCTGCCAATTGTATGCAG GGAGATATTGTTGAAATACTTGAACCAAGTGAAGAAACTGGGGAATATATTGTTTGAGTTACTATCAGAAGCTCTTGGTTTGAATCCCAACTATTTAAGAGATTACGGTTGTGCTGACGGCTTATATGCTTTTGGCCATTACTATCCGGTATGTCCTGAACCGGAATTAACTTTGGGAACTATAAAACATTCTGATGTTGTTTTCCTGACGGTGCTTCTACAAGATCATGTTGGTGGCCTCCAAATTCTTCATAAAGACATGTGGATTGATGTGCCTCCGGTCGACGGTGCTCTTGTCGTTAACATTGGAGATTTTATACAG CTTATAACTAATGATAAATTCAAGAGTGTTCAACACAGAGTACAGGCTAAAAATGCTGAACCAAGAGTCTCTATTGCAAGCTTTTTTGGCACTCTTAATCATCAATCTACAAAAACGTTTGGTCCTATAAAAAAACTCTTATCTAATGACAATCCTCCGAAATATAGAGAAACTACAATTTCAGAGTTTGTACACCACTATGCAACAAAATGTGCTGATGGTACTTCTCCTCTGAAGCATTACAGGATTTGA